A genomic window from Halorubrum trapanicum includes:
- a CDS encoding MFS transporter — translation MNWRYEHAALALCTLAFTGTMVARLVVSPLVPEITARFGVTNGTVGLALSGMWLTYALAQFPSGVLGDRYGERRVILAAVGATAVASVLLAASPSMLAFGLFAAALGVGAGLHYSVATTFLTRQFDDTGRAVGVHVAGGPLAGLAAPPAAALVGSRYGWRAGVLLGAAVAVPVFVLFAWRVRPTEPLRPDQPMGERFALGPLVELLSRPRILYTTALATMGAFTWQATASFLPTFLEFGTGLSSALSALLFSVYFLVHGGTQPVTGSVSDRIGRDATAMVTMGAGVVGYGTLVAAAAFDWGIAAVVPGVGLVGLAMSWGAPVQSRFMDLLSDTERGAGFGLVRTAYMVTGATGSVVVGTVSDAAGWAVAFGLLACVMALGLATLSANRLFGLGY, via the coding sequence GTGAACTGGCGGTACGAACACGCGGCGCTCGCGCTCTGTACGCTCGCGTTCACCGGCACGATGGTGGCGCGGCTGGTCGTCAGCCCGCTCGTCCCCGAGATCACGGCGCGGTTCGGCGTGACCAACGGGACCGTCGGGCTCGCCTTGAGCGGGATGTGGCTCACCTACGCGCTGGCGCAGTTTCCCTCGGGCGTCCTCGGCGACCGCTACGGCGAGCGCCGCGTCATCCTCGCCGCGGTCGGCGCAACCGCGGTCGCCTCCGTCCTCCTCGCGGCGTCGCCGTCGATGCTCGCGTTCGGGCTGTTCGCGGCCGCGCTCGGCGTCGGGGCGGGGCTCCACTACTCGGTCGCGACGACGTTCCTCACGCGGCAGTTCGACGACACCGGCCGCGCGGTCGGCGTCCACGTGGCCGGCGGGCCGCTCGCGGGACTCGCCGCGCCGCCCGCCGCCGCGCTCGTCGGGTCGCGGTACGGCTGGCGCGCCGGCGTCCTCCTCGGCGCCGCCGTGGCGGTCCCCGTCTTCGTCCTGTTCGCGTGGCGGGTCCGGCCGACCGAACCCCTCCGCCCCGACCAGCCGATGGGCGAGCGGTTCGCGCTCGGTCCGCTCGTCGAACTGCTCTCGCGGCCGCGGATCCTCTACACGACCGCGCTGGCGACGATGGGCGCGTTCACGTGGCAGGCGACCGCCTCGTTCCTCCCGACGTTTCTGGAGTTCGGGACCGGCCTGTCGAGCGCGCTGTCGGCGCTTCTGTTCTCGGTGTACTTCCTCGTCCACGGCGGCACGCAGCCGGTGACCGGGTCGGTGTCCGACCGGATCGGCCGCGACGCCACCGCGATGGTGACGATGGGCGCCGGCGTCGTCGGCTACGGGACCCTCGTCGCGGCCGCGGCGTTCGACTGGGGGATCGCCGCCGTCGTCCCGGGCGTCGGCCTCGTCGGCCTCGCGATGTCGTGGGGGGCGCCGGTCCAGTCGCGGTTCATGGACCTCCTGTCCGACACTGAGCGCGGCGCCGGCTTCGGGCTCGTCCGCACCGCGTACATGGTGACGGGCGCCACCGGGAGCGTGGTCGTCGGCACCGTCTCCGACGCCGCGGGGTGGGCGGTCGCCTTCGGACTGCTCGCCTGCGTGATGGCGCTCGGACTGGCGACGCTGTCGGCGAACCGGCTGTTCGGGTTGGGGTACTGA
- a CDS encoding CDP-alcohol phosphatidyltransferase family protein: protein MTLDQYRSVADRLLGPWVSAADRLGLSPDQVSVIAFLVAVAAAAAFAAGSAPLYAAGALLVLLNGWLDVVDGALARHQGVASDGGDFLDHVLDRYADVAIIAGFTAGIEAYALGFAAVTGVLLTSYLGTQIQAVGIGREYGGLLGRADRLALAGIVGVVAAVYSAPIVAGLNVVGVLLALFAVVGHLTAVQRFLGAWRDL, encoded by the coding sequence ATGACTCTCGACCAGTACCGGTCCGTGGCGGACCGCCTCCTCGGCCCGTGGGTGTCGGCGGCCGACAGGCTCGGCCTCTCGCCGGACCAGGTGAGCGTTATCGCTTTCCTCGTCGCGGTCGCGGCCGCCGCCGCCTTCGCCGCCGGCTCTGCTCCCCTCTACGCGGCCGGCGCGCTGCTCGTCCTCCTCAACGGGTGGCTCGACGTGGTCGACGGGGCGCTCGCACGCCATCAGGGAGTCGCCTCCGACGGCGGCGACTTCCTCGACCACGTCCTCGACCGCTACGCCGACGTGGCGATCATCGCGGGGTTCACCGCGGGGATCGAGGCGTACGCCCTCGGCTTCGCCGCCGTCACGGGCGTCCTCCTCACCTCCTACCTCGGCACGCAGATCCAGGCGGTCGGCATCGGCCGCGAGTACGGCGGGCTCCTCGGCCGGGCCGACCGGCTCGCGCTCGCCGGGATCGTCGGCGTCGTCGCCGCGGTCTACTCGGCGCCGATCGTCGCCGGCCTGAACGTCGTCGGCGTGCTGCTCGCGCTGTTCGCCGTCGTCGGCCACCTCACCGCGGTCCAGCGGTTCCTCGGGGCCTGGCGGGACCTGTAG
- a CDS encoding adenylate kinase family protein — MSDGDTEAAADADASGGADGGRADRVAVTGTPGTGKSTATALLEGEYEVIHLNDRIKEDEELWTERDDDRDTLVADLDAVRDHLGDWAGVLDSHLAHRFDVDRVVVLRCRPETIESRLRERGESPETAAENAESEALDVILSEAVDEHGVENVYEVDATDRDPEAVADAVRAVIEGEREPSAGTVDFIDYI, encoded by the coding sequence GTGAGCGACGGCGACACCGAGGCCGCAGCGGACGCCGACGCCAGCGGAGGCGCCGACGGCGGCCGCGCCGACCGCGTCGCCGTCACGGGCACGCCCGGAACCGGCAAGTCGACCGCGACCGCGCTGCTCGAAGGCGAGTACGAAGTGATCCATCTCAACGACCGGATCAAGGAGGACGAGGAGCTCTGGACCGAGCGCGACGACGACCGCGACACGCTCGTCGCCGACCTCGACGCGGTCCGCGATCACCTCGGCGACTGGGCCGGCGTCCTCGACTCGCACCTCGCTCACCGGTTCGACGTCGACCGCGTGGTCGTGTTGCGCTGTCGCCCCGAGACGATCGAGTCCCGGCTCCGCGAGCGCGGCGAGTCCCCGGAGACCGCCGCGGAGAACGCCGAGAGCGAGGCGCTCGACGTGATCCTCTCGGAGGCGGTCGACGAGCACGGCGTCGAGAACGTCTACGAGGTCGACGCGACCGACCGCGACCCCGAGGCGGTCGCCGACGCGGTCCGCGCCGTGATCGAGGGCGAGCGGGAGCCGAGCGCCGGCACCGTGGACTTCATCGATTATATATGA
- the hisC gene encoding histidinol-phosphate transaminase — protein MQPRDLSDHSEYVPGRGVEEVARERGLDPDDLIKLSSNENPHGPSPAAVEAIREHADSVNQYPKSSHTDLTAEIAAKWGVDDEQVWVSPGADGSIDYLSRAALEPGDEVLVPSPGFAYYAMSSRYHHGEVTEYDLTPADGFAQDAETVLSAYGGERIVYVTSPHNPSGSTMPLDEIEAIADATAEETLVVVDEAYGEFAEVDSAIPLVDERDDVAVLRTFSKAYGLAGLRIGYSVVPEAWGEAYARVNTPFAANELACRAALAALDDDEHVEQSVETARWAREYIASELDAPTVDSAGNFVLAAVGDGERVAEAAQERGVIIRDCTSFGLPEHVRISTGTREETREAVALLNETLADLELGVRA, from the coding sequence ATGCAACCACGCGATCTCTCGGACCACTCCGAGTACGTCCCGGGGCGGGGCGTCGAGGAGGTCGCCCGCGAGCGCGGGCTCGACCCCGACGACCTGATCAAGCTCTCCTCGAACGAGAACCCGCACGGCCCGAGCCCGGCGGCCGTCGAGGCGATCCGCGAGCACGCCGACAGCGTGAACCAGTACCCGAAGTCGTCGCACACGGACCTCACCGCGGAGATCGCCGCGAAGTGGGGCGTCGACGACGAGCAGGTGTGGGTGTCGCCGGGCGCCGACGGCTCGATCGACTACCTCTCTCGGGCGGCCTTGGAGCCCGGCGACGAGGTGCTGGTGCCGAGCCCGGGCTTCGCCTACTACGCGATGTCGTCGCGGTACCACCACGGCGAGGTGACGGAGTACGACCTCACTCCGGCCGACGGCTTCGCGCAGGACGCGGAGACCGTCCTGTCCGCGTACGGCGGCGAGCGGATCGTCTACGTCACCTCCCCGCACAACCCCTCGGGATCGACGATGCCACTCGACGAGATCGAGGCGATCGCGGACGCGACCGCCGAGGAGACGCTCGTCGTCGTCGACGAGGCGTACGGCGAGTTCGCCGAGGTCGACAGCGCGATCCCGCTCGTCGACGAGCGCGACGACGTGGCGGTCCTCCGCACCTTCTCGAAGGCGTACGGCCTCGCGGGGCTCCGGATCGGCTACAGCGTCGTCCCGGAGGCGTGGGGCGAGGCGTACGCCCGCGTCAACACCCCGTTCGCGGCCAACGAGCTCGCCTGCCGCGCCGCGCTCGCCGCGCTCGACGACGACGAACACGTGGAGCAGTCGGTCGAGACCGCCCGATGGGCCCGCGAGTACATCGCGAGCGAGCTCGACGCGCCCACCGTCGACTCCGCGGGCAACTTCGTCCTCGCCGCGGTCGGCGACGGCGAGCGCGTCGCCGAGGCGGCCCAGGAGCGCGGCGTCATCATCCGCGACTGTACCTCGTTCGGCCTCCCGGAGCACGTCCGGATCTCGACGGGCACCCGCGAGGAGACCCGCGAGGCGGTCGCCCTGCTCAACGAGACGCTGGCGGACCTCGAACTCGGTGTCCGCGCGTGA
- a CDS encoding fumarylacetoacetate hydrolase family protein — translation MYRARFRDPAGSIREGEYDPATDTVAFGGDDYALSDPAIDVLAPTEPSKIVCIGRNYADHAAELGNDVPDRPLLFLKPPNAVASHGDTVTVPAGKDRIDWEAEFAVVIGEQCKAVDAADAMDVVAGFTCMNDVSNRDDQNREQNWVRGKAFDGAAPLGPVLATPDEVPDDASVELRVNGETKQSSDREHMIFDVPTLIEEITTYLTLEPGDVIATGTPEGVGALSDGDTVEVEVEGVGTLEHDVRIP, via the coding sequence ATGTACCGCGCACGGTTCCGCGACCCGGCCGGATCGATCCGCGAGGGCGAGTACGACCCGGCGACCGACACGGTCGCCTTCGGCGGCGACGACTACGCGCTCTCGGACCCCGCGATCGACGTGCTCGCCCCGACCGAGCCCTCGAAGATCGTCTGTATCGGCCGCAACTACGCCGACCACGCCGCCGAGCTCGGCAACGACGTTCCCGACCGCCCGCTGCTATTCTTAAAGCCGCCGAACGCGGTCGCGAGCCACGGCGACACCGTGACCGTCCCCGCCGGGAAGGACCGGATCGACTGGGAAGCGGAGTTCGCGGTCGTCATCGGCGAGCAGTGTAAGGCGGTCGACGCCGCGGACGCGATGGACGTCGTCGCGGGGTTCACCTGTATGAACGACGTGTCGAACCGCGACGACCAGAACCGCGAGCAGAACTGGGTGCGCGGGAAGGCGTTCGACGGCGCCGCGCCGCTCGGCCCGGTCCTCGCGACGCCCGACGAGGTCCCGGACGACGCGAGCGTCGAGCTCCGCGTCAACGGCGAGACGAAGCAGTCGAGCGACCGCGAGCACATGATCTTCGACGTGCCGACGCTGATCGAGGAGATCACGACGTACCTCACGCTCGAACCCGGCGACGTCATCGCGACCGGCACCCCCGAGGGCGTCGGCGCGCTCTCCGACGGCGACACCGTCGAGGTCGAGGTCGAGGGCGTCGGGACGCTCGAACACGACGTCCGGATTCCCTGA
- a CDS encoding zinc ribbon domain-containing protein: MPSETSDPGDPPAACPACGEAVPAGASFCPDCGADLGDPDDPAYCSACGEAFDDDDRFCSNCGASRSGGEPLASGPTSREPEESGGPDSSPSRSASTAAESERAFRRRVQDHLDAGWDVERDDGDRVVLVDRGVGSVGVHILLFIFTSGIGNLLYGWWHYSKLAERRRLVRGDETPARAPSSVADAGRMETATAYVLTTLLLLIGGLIAFFAATSGSPPAALIGIAFAGLGLGVAPPVRRRLDRRHGITAFGRKKTVDHRVVRPPESVDEPCVVCGEAFDRGLVRRRRDETVAAGVPVRTHSIRHNYYCVDCAQSELFGDRVGAPSLDDIADDASPVDGADAIDEGFADADADDGDAADDASRDERATEATE; this comes from the coding sequence ATGCCCTCCGAGACCAGCGACCCAGGCGACCCGCCGGCCGCCTGCCCCGCCTGCGGCGAGGCGGTGCCGGCCGGGGCGAGTTTCTGCCCCGACTGCGGTGCCGACCTCGGCGACCCGGACGACCCCGCGTACTGTTCCGCGTGCGGCGAGGCGTTCGACGACGACGACCGGTTCTGTTCGAACTGCGGCGCGTCGCGGTCCGGCGGTGAACCCCTCGCGTCCGGGCCGACGAGCCGCGAGCCCGAGGAATCGGGCGGGCCGGACTCGTCCCCGTCGCGCTCGGCGTCGACCGCGGCCGAGAGCGAGCGCGCCTTCCGCCGCCGCGTCCAGGACCACCTCGACGCCGGCTGGGACGTCGAGCGCGACGACGGGGACCGAGTGGTCCTCGTCGACCGCGGTGTCGGCTCCGTCGGCGTCCACATCCTGCTTTTCATCTTCACCAGCGGCATCGGGAACCTGCTGTACGGCTGGTGGCACTACTCGAAGCTGGCCGAGCGGCGCAGACTCGTCCGCGGCGACGAGACGCCGGCGCGCGCCCCGTCGAGCGTCGCGGACGCGGGGCGGATGGAGACTGCCACCGCGTACGTCCTGACGACGCTGCTGCTGCTGATCGGCGGCCTGATCGCGTTCTTCGCGGCGACGAGCGGTTCCCCGCCCGCCGCGCTGATCGGGATCGCGTTCGCCGGCCTCGGCCTCGGCGTGGCCCCGCCGGTCCGCCGGCGGCTCGACCGCCGCCACGGGATCACGGCGTTCGGCCGGAAGAAGACGGTCGACCATCGGGTCGTCCGGCCGCCCGAGTCCGTCGACGAGCCCTGCGTCGTCTGCGGCGAGGCGTTCGACCGCGGCCTCGTCAGGCGGCGGCGGGACGAGACGGTCGCCGCGGGCGTCCCGGTCCGCACCCACTCGATCCGCCACAACTACTACTGCGTCGACTGCGCGCAGTCCGAGCTGTTCGGCGACCGCGTCGGGGCGCCGTCGCTCGACGACATCGCGGACGACGCGAGCCCGGTCGACGGCGCGGACGCGATCGACGAGGGCTTCGCAGACGCGGACGCCGACGACGGGGACGCTGCGGACGACGCCTCCCGCGACGAGCGGGCCACGGAAGCGACCGAGTGA
- a CDS encoding metal-dependent hydrolase, translating to MELTWHGHSTWHVVVDDTELLIDPFFDNPKTDVDPGDLDPDYLLLTHGHADHIADAAEFEDATVVATPELTAYVQENFGLEHTLPAGGMNVGGTVECGDAWVTMVRADHSNGIENDPDYSAGMPTGFVIGDKKPTQESDADCTTFYHAGDTGLMSEMVDVIAPYLEPDAAALPAGDHFTMGPAGAGIAADWVGADVVFPMHYDSFGPIEIETREFVNEVKAAGAAAEPVVLKGDETYTLD from the coding sequence ATGGAACTCACCTGGCACGGCCACTCCACGTGGCACGTCGTCGTCGACGACACCGAGCTGCTGATCGACCCGTTCTTCGACAACCCGAAGACCGACGTCGATCCCGGGGACCTCGACCCAGACTACCTCCTCCTGACCCACGGGCACGCGGACCACATCGCCGACGCCGCGGAGTTCGAGGACGCCACCGTGGTCGCCACGCCGGAGCTGACCGCGTACGTCCAGGAGAACTTCGGCCTCGAACACACCCTCCCGGCCGGCGGGATGAACGTCGGCGGCACCGTCGAGTGCGGGGACGCGTGGGTGACGATGGTCCGCGCGGACCACTCGAACGGCATCGAGAACGACCCCGACTACTCGGCCGGCATGCCGACCGGGTTCGTGATCGGCGACAAGAAGCCGACCCAGGAGTCGGACGCCGACTGCACCACGTTCTACCACGCGGGCGACACGGGCTTGATGTCCGAGATGGTCGACGTGATCGCGCCGTACCTCGAACCGGACGCCGCCGCCCTCCCCGCCGGCGACCACTTCACGATGGGGCCCGCGGGCGCCGGCATCGCCGCCGACTGGGTGGGCGCCGATGTCGTCTTTCCGATGCACTACGACTCGTTCGGCCCGATCGAGATCGAGACCCGCGAGTTCGTCAACGAGGTGAAGGCCGCGGGCGCAGCCGCCGAGCCGGTCGTCCTCAAGGGCGACGAGACGTACACGCTCGACTGA
- a CDS encoding OsmC family protein, which yields MADIETSTVSEEGYASTSQVGEFDLQIDATDETGPNPNAALVATYASCYLPALRVGGSQRGEEDLGKVQIDASAELDDDDDLESIAFDVHVEADLDEETAADIAERAEGICHVHSALREGLHADVSVYPGAF from the coding sequence ATGGCAGACATCGAGACATCCACGGTTTCCGAGGAAGGGTACGCCAGCACCAGCCAGGTCGGCGAGTTCGACCTCCAGATCGACGCGACCGACGAGACGGGCCCGAACCCGAACGCGGCGCTCGTCGCCACGTACGCCTCCTGTTACCTCCCGGCGCTCCGCGTCGGCGGGAGCCAGCGCGGCGAAGAGGACCTCGGTAAGGTCCAGATCGACGCGAGCGCCGAACTCGACGACGACGACGACCTCGAATCCATCGCCTTCGACGTCCACGTCGAGGCCGACCTCGACGAGGAGACCGCCGCCGACATCGCCGAGCGCGCCGAGGGCATCTGCCACGTCCACAGCGCGCTCCGCGAGGGGCTCCACGCCGACGTCAGCGTCTACCCCGGCGCGTTCTGA
- a CDS encoding PAS domain S-box protein codes for MSGGTDNEGSTGGRERSLVSVLVVDDEPGFADVAASLLESRDDRIEATPVESAAAALDALSASSYDCVVSDYEMTETDGVELLETVRERHGDVPFVLFTGEGSEAVASEAVSAGVDEYLRKGAASDQYSQLAGAVEGLVSRTRGERRVAEHLERVSDAFCEVDDDWRITYLNDRAAEMIDLDAKELLGERIWDLFPQTTGTDGEAALRKAAETGDPVRFEEHVDRLGADLVVNAYPTPDGIALYFRDVTEKRERERELRELSERLQLAVEGADVGVWDWNVRTDEVRFDERWAAMLGYEADEIDFDLSAWEDRVHPDDVGDAWDAIEAHFAGEVDLYQSDFRMRTKSGDWKWIRDRGRVVERTDDGEPLRAVGIHIDVTEEKERERELQRYRRIVDELPESVCIYDADGRIALANDHTADVLETDPEALVGRESRLVDRIRAAGDGDRYDALVDGERDSLAGTVEVDLPGKSEAIVDYGLTRLVIDGEFDGVLGISRDVTDERRRQRRLERTSARLEALFEGSPDMIDIHDEAGAIVDANRAMTEALGYDRDEVVGMDVWDVDTELDPDEGKRLWKGLETDETVRLETTFARADGSTFPVEVHVRRIDVQGEDRFLASSRDISERKAYERRIERENERLDEFASIVSHDLRNPLNVLSGYLRLARETGTDSYFDRCERALDEMERLIEDVLALAKQGEAVGSFERVHLGELAAGYSDDAFGSAGDEDPFGGGASGDETSGGGAKTAPIEVEVDADGEICADPGRVRQLLGNLFRNAAEHGGERVVVGDLSDGFYVEDDGPGIDPDERETVFESGYTTSETGTGFGLSIVQRIAEAHGWDVAVTEGERGGARFEFTGVDRPDPSPQGSASPGETVEPRD; via the coding sequence ATGAGCGGAGGGACCGACAACGAGGGGTCGACGGGCGGGCGAGAGCGCTCGCTCGTCAGCGTGCTCGTCGTCGACGACGAGCCGGGGTTCGCGGACGTGGCGGCCTCGCTGTTGGAGTCGCGCGACGACCGGATCGAGGCGACGCCGGTCGAGAGCGCGGCGGCGGCGCTCGACGCGCTCTCGGCGTCGTCGTACGACTGCGTCGTCTCGGACTACGAGATGACCGAGACCGACGGGGTCGAGCTGCTCGAAACCGTCCGCGAGCGACACGGCGACGTCCCGTTCGTGCTGTTCACCGGCGAGGGGTCCGAGGCGGTCGCCAGCGAGGCGGTCTCCGCGGGCGTCGACGAGTACCTCCGCAAGGGGGCCGCGTCCGACCAGTACTCGCAGCTCGCGGGCGCCGTCGAGGGGCTCGTCTCGCGGACCCGAGGCGAGCGGCGGGTCGCGGAGCACTTGGAGCGCGTCTCCGACGCGTTCTGCGAGGTCGACGACGACTGGCGGATCACGTACCTCAACGACCGCGCGGCGGAGATGATCGACCTCGACGCGAAGGAGCTGCTCGGGGAACGGATCTGGGACCTGTTCCCCCAGACCACGGGAACCGACGGCGAGGCGGCGCTCCGAAAAGCCGCCGAGACCGGCGATCCGGTGCGGTTCGAGGAGCACGTGGACCGGCTCGGCGCCGACCTCGTCGTGAACGCCTACCCGACGCCAGACGGGATCGCGCTGTACTTCCGGGACGTGACGGAGAAGCGGGAACGGGAGCGGGAGCTCCGCGAGCTCTCCGAGCGGCTCCAGCTGGCCGTCGAGGGCGCCGACGTCGGCGTCTGGGACTGGAACGTCCGGACGGACGAGGTCCGGTTCGACGAGCGGTGGGCGGCGATGCTCGGGTACGAGGCCGACGAGATCGACTTCGACCTGTCGGCGTGGGAGGACCGCGTCCACCCCGACGACGTCGGCGACGCTTGGGACGCCATTGAGGCGCACTTCGCAGGCGAAGTCGACCTCTACCAGAGCGACTTCCGGATGCGGACGAAGTCGGGCGACTGGAAGTGGATCCGCGACCGCGGCCGGGTCGTCGAGCGGACGGACGACGGCGAGCCGCTCCGGGCCGTCGGCATCCACATCGACGTCACCGAGGAGAAGGAACGCGAGCGAGAGCTGCAGCGGTACCGCCGCATCGTCGACGAGCTGCCGGAGTCGGTGTGCATCTACGACGCCGACGGCCGCATCGCGCTCGCGAACGACCACACCGCCGACGTGTTGGAGACCGATCCCGAGGCGCTCGTCGGCCGGGAGAGCCGCCTCGTCGACCGTATTCGGGCGGCGGGCGACGGCGACCGGTACGACGCCCTCGTCGACGGCGAGCGCGACTCGCTGGCCGGGACGGTCGAGGTCGACCTGCCCGGGAAGTCCGAGGCGATCGTCGACTACGGCCTGACCCGCCTCGTCATCGACGGGGAGTTCGACGGGGTTCTCGGCATCTCCCGCGACGTGACCGACGAGCGGCGGCGGCAGCGGCGGCTCGAACGCACCTCGGCCCGGCTGGAGGCGCTGTTCGAGGGGTCCCCCGACATGATCGACATCCACGACGAGGCGGGAGCGATCGTCGACGCCAACCGCGCGATGACGGAGGCGCTCGGCTACGACCGCGACGAGGTCGTCGGTATGGACGTCTGGGACGTCGACACCGAACTCGATCCCGACGAGGGGAAGCGGCTCTGGAAGGGGTTAGAGACGGACGAGACGGTCCGGCTGGAGACGACGTTCGCCCGCGCGGACGGCTCGACGTTCCCCGTCGAGGTCCACGTGCGACGCATCGACGTTCAGGGCGAGGACCGGTTTCTGGCGAGCAGCCGCGACATCTCCGAGCGGAAGGCGTACGAGCGCCGGATCGAACGCGAGAACGAGCGGCTCGACGAGTTCGCGAGCATCGTCTCCCACGACCTCCGGAACCCGCTCAACGTCCTCTCGGGGTACCTCCGGCTCGCCCGCGAGACGGGGACCGACTCGTACTTCGACCGCTGCGAGCGCGCGCTCGACGAGATGGAGCGGCTGATCGAGGACGTGCTCGCGCTGGCCAAGCAGGGCGAGGCGGTCGGGTCGTTCGAGCGCGTTCACCTCGGCGAACTGGCCGCCGGGTACAGCGACGACGCGTTCGGATCGGCGGGCGACGAGGACCCGTTCGGCGGCGGGGCGAGCGGCGACGAGACGAGCGGCGGCGGGGCGAAGACCGCTCCGATCGAGGTCGAAGTCGACGCCGACGGCGAGATCTGCGCCGACCCCGGGCGGGTCCGCCAGCTCCTCGGGAACCTGTTCCGAAACGCCGCCGAACACGGCGGCGAGCGCGTCGTCGTCGGCGATCTCTCCGACGGGTTCTACGTCGAGGACGACGGGCCCGGGATCGACCCCGACGAGCGGGAGACGGTGTTCGAGAGCGGCTACACCACCTCAGAGACGGGGACCGGATTCGGGCTCTCCATCGTCCAGCGCATCGCCGAGGCGCACGGCTGGGACGTCGCGGTCACGGAGGGAGAGCGCGGCGGCGCCCGGTTCGAATTCACCGGCGTCGACCGCCCGGACCCGTCGCCGCAGGGGTCAGCGTCGCCCGGCGAGACGGTCGAGCCCCGGGACTGA
- a CDS encoding O-methyltransferase — MDVLTDPARRFLTATAPDHTPIQSEMADLADEWGFPIIGPEAGAVLRLLARLTDADRVFEFGSGFGYSATWFLRGGAGSVVCTEFDADEAERGVAFADEGGYADRVTFEVGDAMEAIDRYEGPFDVVLIDHQKGRYADAYREVLPKVRSGGVIVADNVTRGPIDFEALVAHFEAGEPLPDDAVDEETRGIGEYVGTVRSDDAVETAVLPVGSGIAVSTVVR, encoded by the coding sequence ATGGACGTGCTCACGGACCCAGCGCGCCGGTTCCTGACGGCGACGGCGCCGGACCACACCCCGATCCAGTCGGAGATGGCCGACCTCGCCGACGAGTGGGGGTTCCCGATCATCGGCCCCGAGGCGGGGGCGGTCCTCCGCCTGCTCGCACGCCTGACGGACGCGGACCGCGTCTTCGAGTTCGGCTCCGGGTTCGGCTACTCCGCCACGTGGTTCCTCCGCGGCGGCGCCGGGAGCGTGGTCTGTACCGAGTTCGACGCCGACGAGGCGGAACGCGGCGTCGCGTTCGCCGACGAGGGCGGCTACGCCGACCGCGTCACCTTCGAGGTCGGCGACGCGATGGAGGCGATAGACCGCTACGAGGGCCCCTTCGACGTGGTCCTGATCGACCACCAGAAGGGGCGGTACGCCGACGCCTACCGGGAGGTCCTCCCGAAGGTCCGGTCCGGCGGCGTGATCGTCGCCGACAACGTCACCCGCGGCCCCATCGACTTCGAGGCCCTCGTCGCGCACTTCGAGGCGGGCGAACCGCTCCCGGACGACGCGGTCGACGAGGAGACGCGCGGCATCGGCGAGTACGTGGGGACCGTCCGCTCGGACGACGCCGTGGAGACCGCGGTCCTCCCGGTCGGCTCCGGGATCGCCGTTTCGACGGTCGTCCGGTGA